A genomic window from Pseudomonadales bacterium includes:
- a CDS encoding MaoC/PaaZ C-terminal domain-containing protein: MELLLANVHEHVGREVAQTDWVELDQMQVNIFGEITRWPKRGHNDPEWARKHSPYGGTLLHGFFMVSLVTHFLELGGLLYSDGHSPLNYGMDKVRILAPVVIGDGVRLRDRISIMAVQDKGEGKRLIKTSHHIEAEGMTGPAAYVEYLNLWHPRALPD; encoded by the coding sequence ATGGAGCTGTTGCTTGCGAATGTGCACGAACATGTCGGCCGGGAAGTGGCACAGACTGATTGGGTGGAACTGGACCAGATGCAGGTGAATATATTCGGTGAGATCACGCGGTGGCCGAAGCGCGGCCACAACGATCCCGAATGGGCAAGGAAACACAGTCCTTACGGCGGCACTCTGTTACACGGTTTTTTCATGGTCAGCCTGGTGACCCACTTTCTCGAACTCGGTGGATTGCTGTACTCAGATGGTCACAGCCCGCTCAACTATGGAATGGATAAGGTCCGTATTCTCGCGCCGGTTGTTATCGGAGACGGTGTCCGCCTGCGCGACCGGATCTCGATCATGGCTGTACAGGACAAAGGCGAGGGAAAGCGACTCATTAAAACGTCGCATCATATCGAGGCAGAGGGAATGACCGGTCCCGCGGCCTATGTCGAGTACCTGAATCTCTGGCATCCCAGAGCGCTCCCCGACTAG
- a CDS encoding phosphotransferase — protein sequence MKQTPYDAIIASLYPGAELQTLMPLTGGVSADVHRMDLRLADGSALSLVLRAHGASHSGHSAELEYQLLQTLHRGGLAVPETLHFDASGGVFADPFLIMAFSEGSSAVPAGEEDAHIDTMADVLARIHGFPTAGLPALPARNDPLPEVFDYLPAGAEWAALGAHLRTLSDTACQGSPKLLHGDFWPGNLLWQQGAVTAILDWEDAALGDPLSDVACCRVELRYRFGKARMQRFTQAYARHRPVDARRLALWQVYVAAAAQHFMGQWGLEAAREAHMRHEALASIREAGAVLMGRTLR from the coding sequence ATGAAGCAGACACCTTACGACGCGATCATCGCCAGTCTGTACCCCGGCGCTGAACTCCAGACATTGATGCCGCTGACCGGTGGTGTATCCGCCGACGTCCATCGGATGGATCTGCGCCTGGCCGACGGCAGCGCGTTGAGCCTGGTGCTGCGTGCACATGGCGCATCCCACTCGGGACATTCTGCCGAGCTGGAGTATCAGCTCCTGCAGACGCTGCATCGGGGTGGTCTGGCGGTCCCGGAGACGCTGCATTTTGACGCGAGCGGTGGAGTGTTTGCGGATCCGTTCCTGATCATGGCGTTCAGCGAAGGCAGTAGCGCCGTGCCCGCCGGGGAAGAAGACGCGCACATCGATACCATGGCGGACGTACTCGCCCGGATCCACGGGTTCCCCACCGCCGGCCTGCCGGCACTGCCGGCACGCAATGACCCGCTGCCTGAGGTGTTCGACTACCTGCCCGCAGGTGCCGAATGGGCCGCGCTCGGCGCACACCTGCGCACGCTCTCGGATACGGCCTGCCAGGGATCACCGAAACTGCTGCACGGTGATTTCTGGCCCGGCAATCTGCTCTGGCAGCAGGGCGCGGTGACCGCCATCCTCGATTGGGAAGATGCGGCGCTGGGGGATCCTCTGTCGGATGTGGCCTGTTGCCGGGTCGAGCTGCGTTACCGGTTCGGCAAAGCGCGCATGCAGCGTTTCACACAGGCCTACGCCAGACACCGGCCGGTGGACGCCCGGCGGCTGGCGCTCTGGCAGGTCTATGTGGCCGCTGCTGCACAACACTTCATGGGTCAATGGGGCCTCGAGGCAGCACGGGAAGCACATATGCGACACGAGGCGCTGGCGAGTATCCGGGAGGCGGGTGCGGTGCTGATGGGACGCACACTTCGGTAG
- a CDS encoding CehA/McbA family metallohydrolase, translated as MQQNRDSGAGARQHAAYALQHLVSRALILIVLAVVSGMVPGQVSPAPTDTASGREPDVVLEGVLQHADHQTYRELAFELPPDISGLRVVFSHDRSAGTVIDLGLRDPERFRGWSGGNKQTFTVAENQATLSYLSGPLPAGIWHLLLGIPNIRVGVSTPYRAEIFFATGAGDREESAGAYESAAAPEEAAAIIEGARWYRGDFHAHSGHSDGVCAGPADTRGPCPIARTLEAAATRGLDFVSLTEHNTRSHTQELAALQTGSQRMLVMSGVELTTFSGHANLLGDSGPFDFPAAARNLNRTFADWRAARGLVSVNHPGLPSDERCLGCGWTASIDVRLIDAVEIVNGGVLRATASAGEPARADVRFWESLLNAGHRVTGIGGSDNHDALLAGSEPSAIGRPTTVVFARSLSAQDVFDGVRDGRVFIDVEGTRDRLIDLTAVVTASVDGSRRVRAEMGDSLCVEKGAAIDLRVRAITATDDEVLIIQDGEVLGSVALTESVDGATARYRIHHGERDGWVRVESRSSTGAARLLSNPIYLRCDRAYSPET; from the coding sequence GTGCAGCAGAACAGAGACTCAGGAGCAGGGGCGAGACAGCATGCGGCATATGCACTGCAGCATCTGGTGAGCCGGGCATTGATCCTCATCGTCCTGGCTGTTGTTTCGGGCATGGTGCCCGGCCAGGTCAGCCCGGCACCCACCGACACAGCGTCGGGTCGTGAGCCGGATGTTGTGCTCGAAGGTGTGCTGCAGCACGCCGATCACCAGACCTATCGGGAACTCGCCTTCGAACTGCCCCCGGATATCAGCGGGTTGCGGGTGGTCTTTTCCCATGATCGCAGTGCAGGCACGGTGATCGACCTTGGACTGCGCGATCCTGAGCGATTCAGAGGCTGGAGCGGGGGAAACAAGCAGACCTTTACGGTGGCGGAAAATCAGGCGACACTCTCCTATCTGTCCGGCCCCCTGCCGGCCGGTATCTGGCACCTGCTGCTGGGCATTCCCAACATCCGTGTCGGTGTCTCGACCCCCTATCGTGCAGAGATATTCTTTGCCACAGGTGCTGGGGATAGAGAGGAATCCGCTGGCGCATATGAGTCTGCTGCCGCCCCGGAAGAAGCTGCCGCGATCATCGAGGGGGCACGCTGGTATCGGGGCGACTTCCACGCCCACAGCGGCCACAGTGATGGCGTCTGTGCAGGTCCTGCAGATACACGCGGGCCCTGCCCGATAGCCCGCACTCTGGAAGCTGCAGCAACCCGGGGTCTCGACTTCGTCTCGCTCACCGAGCACAACACCCGATCACACACACAGGAACTTGCCGCTCTGCAGACAGGCAGTCAGCGGATGCTGGTGATGTCCGGTGTGGAACTCACGACCTTTTCCGGACATGCCAATCTGCTCGGTGACTCAGGGCCGTTCGATTTCCCCGCCGCCGCCCGGAACCTCAATCGAACCTTTGCCGACTGGCGGGCAGCGCGGGGGCTGGTATCTGTCAACCACCCGGGCCTGCCTTCGGACGAACGCTGCCTGGGGTGTGGCTGGACGGCGAGTATCGACGTCCGCCTGATCGATGCGGTTGAAATCGTCAACGGCGGAGTGCTGCGGGCCACCGCGAGCGCGGGCGAACCTGCGCGCGCCGACGTCAGGTTCTGGGAAAGCCTTCTGAACGCGGGCCACCGGGTGACCGGTATCGGTGGCAGCGACAATCACGATGCGCTGCTGGCGGGCAGCGAGCCTTCGGCGATCGGTCGGCCCACCACGGTGGTGTTTGCGCGCTCGCTGTCTGCACAGGACGTGTTCGACGGGGTACGCGACGGACGGGTGTTCATCGATGTGGAAGGAACCCGGGATCGGCTGATCGATCTGACGGCCGTGGTGACTGCATCCGTCGATGGCAGTCGGCGTGTTCGGGCGGAGATGGGTGACAGTCTGTGTGTGGAAAAAGGCGCAGCGATTGATCTGAGGGTCCGGGCGATCACGGCAACTGACGATGAGGTCCTGATCATTCAGGATGGAGAAGTGCTCGGGTCCGTGGCGCTGACGGAGTCTGTCGATGGCGCTACCGCACGGTACCGGATCCACCATGGCGAGCGGGACGGCTGGGTGCGGGTCGAGTCCCGCTCCAGTACGGGCGCAGCCCGCCTGCTCTCCAATCCGATTTATCTGCGCTGTGATCGCGCATATTCTCCGGAGACATGA
- a CDS encoding PA2778 family cysteine peptidase: MEGSQPARHAVLRRFLPVLRRFLPVLRRLLPVLLLCTASCAGLQPGRPLTDHPVEILTVPFHPQTTDQCGPAALTSVLQFSGVEVTFEQIRERVYVPDRQGSLQLELLAASRGEDRLPVRVPTTALEIITLLESGRPVLVMQNLGVAFLPLWHFAVVVGYLPESDRFVLRSGTDSRRLMSRRAFEASWSRAERWGIALFAANEPVQGVDLLAYLDEAAALESLGKHTLAQQAFLRATETWPRAALPQIGLGNSYYGGGQLESARLAYTQALALDPGSLIARNNLAHVLGESGCPGRALALLDAAPGTGTGVVPEQRLAETRSEIESALAESGDRCHLPVE; this comes from the coding sequence GTGGAGGGCTCACAGCCGGCGCGGCACGCCGTCCTGCGGCGCTTCCTGCCGGTCCTGCGGCGCTTCCTGCCGGTCCTGCGGCGCCTCCTGCCGGTCCTGCTCCTCTGCACGGCGAGCTGCGCGGGTCTTCAACCCGGGCGGCCCCTTACCGACCACCCGGTCGAGATACTGACCGTTCCCTTTCATCCCCAGACCACCGATCAGTGCGGCCCCGCGGCACTCACCAGTGTCCTGCAGTTCAGCGGTGTGGAGGTGACCTTCGAGCAGATTCGTGAGCGGGTCTACGTGCCCGATCGCCAGGGCAGTCTGCAACTCGAACTTCTGGCAGCAAGCCGCGGCGAAGATCGGCTGCCGGTGCGAGTACCGACGACGGCCCTCGAGATCATCACGCTGCTGGAGAGTGGCCGTCCCGTGCTGGTGATGCAGAATCTCGGGGTCGCCTTCCTCCCCCTGTGGCATTTCGCCGTTGTCGTGGGCTATCTGCCGGAATCTGATCGATTTGTTCTGCGTTCCGGCACCGATTCGCGTCGGCTCATGTCGCGCCGGGCTTTTGAGGCGAGCTGGAGTCGGGCGGAGCGCTGGGGTATTGCGCTGTTTGCGGCGAATGAACCGGTCCAGGGGGTGGATCTGCTGGCCTATCTTGATGAGGCGGCGGCGCTGGAGAGTCTCGGTAAACACACGCTGGCGCAGCAGGCCTTTCTGCGTGCGACCGAAACGTGGCCCCGCGCAGCTCTCCCACAGATCGGGCTGGGTAACAGCTATTACGGTGGCGGTCAGCTTGAAAGCGCGAGGCTCGCCTACACACAAGCCCTGGCGCTGGATCCAGGCAGCCTCATTGCACGCAACAACCTGGCCCACGTTCTCGGAGAAAGTGGCTGTCCTGGGCGGGCGCTGGCCCTGCTGGATGCGGCACCCGGTACAGGTACCGGGGTAGTTCCGGAGCAACGACTGGCTGAGACACGATCCGAGATTGAGTCAGCACTCGCTGAATCCGGTGATCGTTGTCATCTCCCCGTTGAGTAG
- a CDS encoding PA2779 family protein, whose protein sequence is MMNFRLSSALRGFCVKYLITSLLLSLTFSTAQGAVIGTQDALQIERGAAALERVQAILTREDARAALERFGVDPALALARVEMLTPAEAAQLADGLEALPAGSIGVIEVLGITALVLLILELVGVTDIFKSF, encoded by the coding sequence ATGATGAATTTTCGACTGTCCTCGGCGCTGCGTGGCTTCTGCGTGAAGTACCTGATCACCAGCCTGCTGTTGTCGCTGACCTTTTCCACGGCTCAGGGCGCGGTGATTGGCACCCAGGATGCTCTGCAGATCGAGCGGGGTGCAGCGGCGCTGGAACGGGTGCAGGCAATACTGACCCGGGAGGATGCCAGAGCGGCCCTGGAGCGATTCGGTGTGGACCCGGCGCTGGCCCTCGCACGGGTGGAAATGCTGACTCCAGCGGAGGCTGCACAACTCGCTGATGGCCTCGAAGCGCTGCCTGCTGGATCGATCGGGGTAATCGAAGTGCTTGGAATTACGGCACTGGTGCTGCTCATCCTCGAACTGGTCGGTGTCACCGATATCTTCAAGAGCTTCTGA
- a CDS encoding stress response translation initiation inhibitor YciH: MADCVCRDRSRPRDGGDGIVRLERQTRGRKGAGVTLVRGLPLGDADLKKLARRLKAHCGVGGTLKDGLIELQGDQRERLRPLLEKEGYVVRISGG; this comes from the coding sequence TTGGCTGACTGTGTCTGCCGGGACCGTTCCCGGCCCCGGGATGGGGGCGATGGCATCGTCCGGCTCGAACGCCAGACCAGGGGCCGCAAGGGCGCCGGAGTCACCCTGGTACGCGGGCTGCCATTGGGCGACGCGGATCTGAAAAAGCTGGCACGTAGGCTGAAGGCCCATTGCGGTGTGGGGGGCACGCTGAAAGACGGGTTGATCGAACTGCAGGGAGACCAGCGGGAACGGCTGCGGCCGCTGCTCGAAAAGGAAGGCTATGTGGTCCGGATCTCCGGTGGTTGA
- a CDS encoding SDR family NAD(P)-dependent oxidoreductase: MSDFPLPYVSNDLKGQVALVTGTTSGLGRRFAQVLASCGARVVLTGRRTDRLDALAKEIRDAGGECLPLALDMTQRESIRNVVDETEKQFGTITILVNNAGIPDAQHAVKMSDELVDAVFDTNLRGPWVLSCEVAKRLIAKKQPGRIVNISSIGGFNYSGNGAALYSVTKSAVVRMTEALAVEWSRFHINVNAIAPGAFSSEMMDGMLERMGDFSQAFPRKRICAPAQMDSTLLYLVSPASECVTGTCIKIDDGQGSR, translated from the coding sequence ATGTCCGACTTTCCGCTGCCCTATGTGTCCAACGATCTCAAAGGCCAGGTGGCCCTGGTAACCGGAACCACATCCGGTCTCGGTCGCCGTTTCGCCCAGGTGCTCGCATCCTGTGGTGCGCGTGTAGTCCTCACAGGCCGCAGAACAGACCGGCTCGATGCGCTGGCTAAGGAAATCCGCGATGCGGGCGGTGAGTGTCTGCCGCTGGCCCTCGATATGACCCAGCGCGAAAGCATCCGCAACGTGGTAGATGAAACGGAGAAGCAGTTCGGCACCATCACTATCCTGGTGAACAACGCCGGCATCCCGGATGCTCAGCATGCGGTGAAGATGTCCGATGAGCTGGTGGATGCGGTGTTCGATACCAATCTCCGGGGTCCCTGGGTGCTGTCCTGTGAGGTTGCGAAGCGCCTGATCGCGAAGAAGCAGCCGGGCCGGATCGTGAACATTTCCTCCATCGGCGGCTTCAACTATTCGGGTAACGGCGCGGCCCTGTATTCGGTGACAAAGTCCGCCGTGGTGCGTATGACCGAAGCCCTGGCGGTGGAATGGTCACGCTTCCACATCAATGTGAATGCCATAGCCCCCGGTGCGTTCTCCTCTGAGATGATGGATGGCATGCTCGAGCGCATGGGAGATTTCTCCCAGGCGTTTCCCCGTAAGCGGATCTGTGCACCGGCGCAGATGGACAGCACGCTGCTCTATCTGGTGTCACCCGCCTCGGAATGTGTTACCGGCACCTGTATCAAAATTGACGATGGCCAGGGCTCCAGATAG
- a CDS encoding acyl-CoA dehydrogenase family protein, producing the protein MTAILRNTLTFSEEQGMLLDTAAEFFRQKSPIAEVRRQLLTEEGFDAAVWREMAALGWTGLAVPEAHGGSGFGLAAAVVLAEPMGRYLSATPLLSTQLFVQGVLAGTEEVRDRFLGRIAAGAAATVALLEADGNWDLSSARAAFTVSGGDVRLSGRKTFVSDAAVAELLLISGRCEDAPALVVVEASELPQGALRRETILDETRRSYQVVLDGISVPSSRLIAGASARTALAAIRDAALLLFSAEAAGGIAGTLDLIVDYLNTRTAFGRKIGSFQALKHPSVDILIGLERSRSHVYHAASLIAAGEEPEAALRMAKAEASESFAFAGDRAVQFHGGFGFTYECDAQLFLRRALWLQYAFGDAAHHRKHLAQLLLG; encoded by the coding sequence ATGACGGCGATACTCAGGAACACGCTTACCTTCAGCGAAGAGCAGGGCATGCTGCTCGATACAGCGGCGGAATTCTTCCGCCAGAAATCTCCCATTGCGGAAGTCCGCAGGCAGCTGCTCACCGAGGAGGGCTTCGATGCGGCCGTCTGGCGGGAGATGGCCGCGCTGGGCTGGACGGGTCTGGCTGTTCCGGAAGCCCATGGCGGCAGTGGCTTCGGGCTCGCAGCGGCAGTGGTCCTGGCCGAACCCATGGGGCGGTATCTGTCGGCGACGCCACTGCTGTCCACTCAACTGTTTGTGCAGGGCGTACTCGCGGGTACCGAGGAGGTTCGTGACCGGTTTCTCGGACGAATCGCGGCCGGCGCCGCAGCCACCGTTGCGCTCCTCGAGGCAGACGGCAACTGGGATCTGTCCAGTGCACGCGCAGCCTTCACGGTATCAGGTGGAGATGTTCGTCTCAGCGGCAGGAAAACCTTTGTCAGTGATGCCGCTGTTGCAGAACTGCTGCTGATATCGGGTCGATGTGAAGATGCGCCTGCTCTGGTTGTGGTTGAAGCATCCGAACTTCCGCAGGGCGCACTGCGGCGCGAAACCATCCTCGATGAAACCCGCCGCAGTTATCAGGTGGTGCTTGACGGTATCTCTGTACCTTCCAGCCGCCTCATTGCCGGAGCCTCGGCCCGGACAGCGCTTGCTGCCATCCGTGATGCGGCCCTGCTGCTCTTCTCCGCCGAAGCGGCGGGTGGCATTGCAGGTACACTCGATCTGATCGTGGACTATCTGAATACCCGCACGGCCTTCGGCCGCAAGATCGGCAGCTTCCAGGCGCTGAAACATCCGAGCGTGGACATCCTCATCGGGCTGGAGCGTTCCCGGTCACACGTCTACCACGCCGCATCACTCATCGCTGCCGGGGAAGAGCCTGAAGCCGCGCTGCGCATGGCCAAGGCTGAAGCCAGTGAGTCTTTCGCTTTCGCCGGCGACCGGGCGGTGCAGTTTCATGGGGGTTTCGGTTTCACCTACGAGTGTGACGCGCAACTGTTTCTGCGTCGCGCGCTGTGGCTGCAGTACGCGTTCGGTGACGCGGCCCATCATCGGAAACATCTCGCGCAACTGCTGCTCGGCTGA
- a CDS encoding acyl-CoA dehydrogenase family protein, translating to MKELEEFRAEVSAWLQENRPAQPDFLLPETFMEVGTDAQFHFLRDWQQKVYEAGYLGMSWPKAYGGGGHPQVMQDIATAEMARLKVPFMTNTIGLNWAGPLILAIGTEAEKQKYIRGILSAEDIWCQGFSEPDNGSDLAAAQTKAVRDGDEYVLNGSKIWTSLGTYAKYMILLARTNPDAESRYAGLSYFLTPMQVPGVEVRPIRKLTGEFGFTQTFFIDARIPASCLMGKEGEGWQIAMKTLTFERGAAGGQAGGLSMNAVSVGDVVELARTVKRDGRPAIEDPLVRDQLVRFLIEEQGDRLCGARAQIPALVGERPASIAMSGKLRSSEHKRRLFQFAISLQGANAARWVGDPEAQDRGLWQRSYFNAFSATIGGGTSQVQANIVGERVLGLPKD from the coding sequence ATGAAGGAACTCGAAGAGTTTCGCGCCGAGGTATCGGCCTGGCTGCAGGAAAACCGACCTGCGCAGCCGGATTTCCTGCTGCCGGAAACCTTCATGGAAGTGGGAACCGATGCCCAGTTCCACTTTCTGAGGGACTGGCAGCAGAAGGTATACGAAGCCGGCTACCTGGGGATGAGCTGGCCGAAGGCGTATGGCGGCGGTGGACACCCGCAGGTCATGCAGGACATCGCCACGGCGGAGATGGCACGGCTGAAAGTTCCGTTCATGACCAACACCATCGGCTTGAACTGGGCGGGTCCGCTGATCCTGGCTATCGGCACCGAGGCAGAAAAGCAGAAATACATCCGCGGCATCCTCAGCGCCGAAGACATCTGGTGTCAGGGATTCTCGGAGCCGGATAACGGCTCTGACCTGGCGGCGGCCCAGACCAAAGCGGTGCGTGACGGTGACGAATACGTGCTCAACGGCAGCAAGATCTGGACCAGTCTCGGTACCTATGCCAAGTACATGATTCTGCTCGCCCGCACCAATCCGGATGCGGAAAGCCGCTATGCGGGCCTGAGTTACTTCCTGACGCCCATGCAGGTGCCGGGCGTGGAAGTCCGGCCGATACGCAAGCTCACCGGTGAATTCGGCTTTACCCAGACTTTTTTCATCGATGCCCGGATTCCCGCATCCTGCCTGATGGGCAAAGAAGGTGAAGGCTGGCAGATCGCCATGAAGACACTGACCTTCGAGCGCGGCGCCGCTGGTGGTCAGGCAGGTGGCCTGTCGATGAATGCGGTGAGTGTCGGTGATGTGGTGGAACTCGCCCGCACGGTAAAGCGGGACGGGCGTCCGGCCATTGAAGACCCCCTCGTGCGCGATCAGCTGGTACGTTTTCTCATCGAAGAGCAGGGCGATCGCCTCTGCGGTGCACGAGCACAGATTCCCGCTCTGGTGGGCGAACGTCCGGCTTCCATTGCCATGTCGGGCAAGCTGCGTAGTAGCGAACACAAACGCCGCCTGTTCCAGTTCGCGATTTCCTTACAGGGGGCTAACGCGGCGAGATGGGTCGGGGATCCGGAAGCACAGGACCGCGGACTCTGGCAACGTTCCTATTTCAATGCCTTCTCTGCCACCATCGGCGGTGGTACCAGTCAGGTGCAGGCAAACATCGTGGGCGAGCGTGTGCTCGGCCTGCCGAAGGATTGA
- a CDS encoding glutathione S-transferase family protein → MKLWHCHDARSLRPLWALEEMQLDYELEVMPFPPRFLREGYLDLNVLGTVPYFTDGDTHMTESTGICHYLVEKYDKHEFGFRPGDPEYGDYLNWLYHSDATLTFPQTIFLRYTRLEPDETKAQVGADYRKWYLARLRMLNARVAEQEFLSGNRFTIADIACGYALLLGENLGIAEDYKPPTFDYLQRLKTREGFRRAQAAQVKHAASK, encoded by the coding sequence ATGAAGCTCTGGCACTGTCACGACGCCCGATCCTTGAGGCCCCTGTGGGCGCTGGAAGAAATGCAGCTCGACTACGAGCTCGAAGTGATGCCGTTTCCGCCGCGTTTTCTGAGAGAGGGTTATCTCGATCTCAATGTGCTGGGTACCGTGCCCTACTTTACCGACGGGGATACCCACATGACAGAGTCCACCGGCATCTGCCACTACCTGGTGGAAAAGTACGACAAGCATGAATTCGGATTCCGACCCGGCGACCCGGAATATGGCGACTACCTGAACTGGCTTTACCACAGCGATGCCACGCTGACCTTCCCCCAGACGATTTTCCTGCGTTACACGCGCCTGGAGCCCGACGAGACCAAGGCCCAGGTTGGCGCCGACTATCGCAAGTGGTATCTGGCGCGTCTGCGTATGCTCAATGCCCGGGTCGCCGAGCAGGAGTTCTTAAGTGGCAACAGATTCACGATTGCGGACATCGCCTGCGGCTATGCCCTGCTGCTCGGTGAGAATCTCGGCATAGCGGAAGACTACAAGCCACCGACCTTCGACTATCTGCAGCGATTGAAGACTCGAGAGGGATTCAGGCGCGCCCAGGCCGCCCAGGTGAAACACGCTGCGTCGAAATAG
- a CDS encoding VOC family protein, whose amino-acid sequence MQLGAFSVSLSVKNLSVSRTFYEKLGFQQISGNPDDNWSIMRNGDHVIGLFQGMFEHNVLTFNPGWNQQGAELAQFTDIRDIQRELKKRGIVLAGETDESTTGPGSCMIMDPDGNPILIDQHR is encoded by the coding sequence ATGCAGCTTGGTGCCTTTTCAGTGAGTTTGAGTGTGAAGAATCTGTCCGTTTCGAGGACCTTCTACGAAAAACTGGGATTCCAGCAGATTAGTGGCAACCCGGACGATAACTGGTCGATCATGAGAAACGGCGATCACGTGATCGGTCTGTTTCAGGGCATGTTCGAGCACAACGTACTGACCTTCAATCCCGGCTGGAATCAGCAGGGGGCTGAACTCGCGCAGTTCACGGACATCCGTGACATTCAGCGTGAGCTGAAGAAGCGGGGGATTGTACTGGCAGGAGAGACGGACGAATCGACCACCGGGCCGGGCAGCTGCATGATCATGGATCCGGATGGAAATCCGATACTCATCGATCAGCATCGCTGA